One region of Cydia pomonella isolate Wapato2018A chromosome 9, ilCydPomo1, whole genome shotgun sequence genomic DNA includes:
- the LOC133521592 gene encoding RNA polymerase I-specific transcription initiation factor RRN3 — protein MAVAAQKSIASLMRKTLDRQEATARINFRFKERQVEKIILHFVKDRNSVPYTELVKVLREYPLNDDNLKILIEDCLTCVMFLGREFKQFLALVCKVDWSDRSEELVELFGRFTLNLVTAHTYHCPMVLANLVTQFKANGDNWDGHPPAGTVKLWSNIHSLIAQIVATMPMTSDLLMQIVIEQFPYYKAGCVPNRAYIHNLIWMTKYLPSVREHIMTAIVIRMVEMDSNIVDRAKNKQPELMFEMETDEKDELAPTLDYCMLEMLRWLEDERDPVLFTICNVFERIVLPTHGIKHVQFLLLYATSISQACADRVLERLWAAAAGLQGAGALATRRTAAAHLAGLLARAVRVPNTRLIHYLRSMSEWCHSYITATQETTSNDNTKVHGTFHAICHSIFYLVAFKHHHLFASKENLNFVESLNLPRLVTCSLNPLRSCPPQVTRGFAAVTRSHQVVYCQAIIEKNSRVTLQATNIQEYDDWFPYDPYMLPVSGKMIWPLCVEYKDWGKDNEDETQYSGMKRKLEEDDDFLMTASPSQKLASSLSNCISPGFRTSESVM, from the exons ATGGCGGTCGCAGCTCAAAAGAGCATTGCATCTCTGATGCGCAAGACTCTGGACCGGCAAGAGGCCACGGCACGCATCAACTTTAGATTCAAAGAGCGCCAAGTCGAGAAAATTATTCTACACTTCGTAAAAGATAGAAACTCTGTCCCTTACACGGAACTAGTCAAAGTGCTTAGAGAATATCCTCTAAATGACGATAACCTTAAGATCTTAATAGAGGATTGCTTGACTTGCGTGATGTTCTTAGGACGCGAGTTTAAGCAGTTTTTGGCACTGGTGTGTAAGGTGGACTGGTCGGATCGTAGTGAGGAGTTGGTCGAGCTGTTTGGCCGTTTCACACTTAACCTGGTGACGGCACACACATACCACTGCCCTATGGTGCTAGCTAATTTAGTAACACAATTTAAAG CAAATGGTGACAATTGGGATGGGCATCCACCAGCTGGGACTGTAAAACTATGGTCCAACATACACTCCCTTATTGCACAAATAGTTGCAACAATGCCTAT gACCAGTGATCTGCTAATGCAGATAGTGATAGAACAGTTTCCATACTACAAAGCTGGGTGTGTCCCCAATAGAGCATATATACACAATCTGATCTGGATGACTAAGTACCTTCCATCAGTTAGGGAACATATCATGACAGCTATAGTTATTAG aatgGTAGAAATGGACTCAAACATAGTAGACCGAGCCAAGAACAAGCAGCCAGAGCTGATGTTCGAAATGGAGACAGACGAGAAAGACGAGCTAGCCCCAACACTAGATTACTGCATGCTGGAGATGCTGAGGTGGCTGGAAGATGAGCGGGATCCAGTACTGTTCACTATTTGCAACGTGTTTGAGAGGATTGTGCTGCCTACACATGGGATCAA ACACGTCCAATTCCTCCTGCTGTACGCGACATCGATCAGCCAGGCGTGCGCCGACCGGGTGCTGGAGCGGCtgtgggcggcggcggcggggctgCAGGGCGCGGGCGCGCTGGCCACGCGCCGCACGGCCGCCGCGCACCTCGCCGgcctgctggcgcgcgccgtGCGCGTGCCCAACACCAG ACTGATCCACTACTTGCGAAGCATGTCCGAATGGTGCCACTCGTACATAACGGCCACGCAGGAAACTACCTCCAACGACAACACGAAAGTTCACGGCACCTTCCACGCGATCTGCCACTCGATATTCTACCTTGTGGCCTTTAAACACCACCATCTCTTCGCCAGCAAAGAGA ATTTAAACTTCGTGGAATCGCTAAACCTGCCTCGCTTGGTGACCTGCAGCCTGAACCCGCTGCGCAGCTGTCCCCCGCAGGTCACCCGCGGCTTCGCGGCCGTCACCCGCTCGCACCAGGTCGTCTACTGCCAGGCCATCATCGAGAAGAACAGTCGAGTCACGCTCCAAGCTACTAATATCCAGGAGTATGATGATTGGTTCCCGTATGACCCTTACATGCTGCCTGT GTCCGGTAAAATGATCTGGCCCCTCTGCGTCGAATATAAAGACTGGGGCAAAGACAACGAAGACGAAACCCAATACTCCGGCATGAAACGGAAACTAGAAGAAGATGACGACTTCCTCATGACTGCCAGTCCTTCGCAGAAACTAGCTAGCTCGCTGTCAAACTGCATTTCACCTGGATTTAGGACGAGTGAGagtgttatgtaa